The nucleotide window CCCATAGCGCGTACATTATCTAGCGGCGGAAGTGCGAGACGTTTGCGCCGCACCACAGAGGGCGGCGATGGCTGCAAGCTTAGAAGGGCCCGAGCCGGATTGAGAATCGATGACGAAGGACACGACATGACTGGTCGCCCGAGCACGGTGTCTGTCGTCATTCCGGTCAAGGACGACAGCACAGAGCTCGCCGTCTGCCTCGCGGCCCTGCACGCGCAGACTCGACCAGCCGAGGAGATCATCGTCGTGGACAACGCCTCCTCCGATGACTCAGCCGCCACCGCCCGCGCACACGGCGCCACCGTGCTCAGCTGCCTTGAGCCGGGGATCCCCGCGGCGAGCGCCGCCGGCTACGACGCGGCCACCGGCGACCTGATCCTGCGCCTGGACGCCGACTGCGTCCCGCCCGCCTGCTGGATCCAGGACGTCATCAGTGCCTTCGAGAAACAGCCCCAGGTGGCCGCGCTCACCGGTCCCGCACGATTCATCGACGGCCCGGCGCTGCTGCGGCCACCGCTCGTGGCGGCCTACCTCCTCGCCTACCGCTGCTTCTCGCTGCCCGCGCTGGGACACCAGCCGCTCTTCGGCTCCAACCTGGCGATGCGCCGTGAGGCGTGGCAGTCGGTCCGACTCGGAGTCCACCGCGAAGACCCAGAGATCCACGATGACCTCGACCTCTCCTTCCACCTCGGTGAACGCCACCGGTTGGGACGGGTCCGGGGAGAGCCGATGGGGATCTCGATGCGACCCTTCCGGAATGCCCGATCCTTTCAGCGGCGCATGCGCCGAGGCCT belongs to Nesterenkonia halotolerans and includes:
- a CDS encoding glycosyltransferase family 2 protein, with product MTGRPSTVSVVIPVKDDSTELAVCLAALHAQTRPAEEIIVVDNASSDDSAATARAHGATVLSCLEPGIPAASAAGYDAATGDLILRLDADCVPPACWIQDVISAFEKQPQVAALTGPARFIDGPALLRPPLVAAYLLAYRCFSLPALGHQPLFGSNLAMRREAWQSVRLGVHREDPEIHDDLDLSFHLGERHRLGRVRGEPMGISMRPFRNARSFQRRMRRGLRTVTIHWPQDFPPYRWRRMRTRRHGAEGSPAQEGRTHGHA